The Actinomyces faecalis genome includes the window CTCAGCTCCACCACGGGACGTGCGCACGCCGGCCCCTCTCCTCCTTGAGGAGGACTCCGTCAGCATCCCCCCCCCGAGGAGGAGGCCGGCACACGAGCCGGTCGTTAGGATCGCCCCTACGACCGACACCAGGAGGCCCCGTGCTCCAGATCTCTCACCTGTCCAAACGCTTCGGGTCGCTGCAGGCCCTGGACGAGATGTCCTTCCACGTCGGCGACGACGAGCTGGTCGGCTTCGTCGGAGCCAACGGCGCCGGCAAGTCGACCACGATGCGCATCGCCATGGGGGTGCTGGAGGCCGACTCGGGCACCGTGACCTGGGACGGGCGGCCGGTGGACGCCGACCTGCGCCGCCGCATCGGCTACATGCCGGAGGAACGCGGCCTCTACCCCAAGATGAAGGTCGCGGCCCAGCTGACCTACCTTGCTCGTCTGCACGGCGTGAGCAAGGCCCGCGCGCAGGAGGCTGCCCTGGAGTGGACGCAGCGCCTGGGTATCGAGACCCGGCGCGGCGACGAGGTCCAGAAGCTCTCCCTCGGTAACCAGCAGCGTGTCCAGCTGGCTGCCGCCCTCGTGGCCGACCCGGCCCTGCTCATCCTGGACGAGCCCTTCTCAGGGCTCGACCCGGTGGCCGTGGACGTCATGAGCCAGGTCCTGCGCGAGCGGGCCGACGCCGGGGTCCCGACTCTCTTCTCCTCCCACCAGCTCGACGTCGTCGAGAGGCTGTGCGACCGGATCGTCATCATCCGCTCCGGGCGCCTTGTCGCGGACGGCACGATCGATCAGCTCGCTGCCACCGCCGCCCCGCGCTGGCGGGTCGTCGTCGACGACGGCGCCGCGGCCGCCGGGACACCGGATGCCACCAGCCAGACGACGCTGAGCCCCCACTTCCCCGCCCTGGCCGGCCTGCCGCAGGTCGAGGTCAGCCGGGACTCCCGCGGCCGCCTCGTCGTCACCGCGTCCGGCCAGGACGAGCAGGAGCTGCTGGCTGCGACCCGCCCCCTCGGCACCGTGCGCGAGCTGGGACCGGTGCGCAAGCCCCTGACCGAGATCTTCCGCGAGGCACTGACCGCTCCGGCTGACGACACCGACGACACCCAGGAGGCCCAGGCATGAGCACCGAGCCCACACGTACCTCCCACCCGGTTCCAGCGACAGGACACCAGCCATCTGCTGACTCCCAGGTCTCCGCCTGGGCCGAGATCCGACTCGTGGCCGGGCACGAGCTACGCACCCAGCTGCTCAAGAAGTCGGCGATCATCTCCCAGGTCATCATGATGGTGCTGGTCGTGGCCGGCATCGTCGCCTACGGCTACTTCTCTGGCGGGCAGGACGAGCCCTATCGGCTAGGCGTGGTCGGAGCCGAGGCCCAGCACGTTCAGGCCCTGGAGACGGAGGCAGATGGCGTCCTGGCCACCTCGGCCGGCCGCAGTGTGCAGGTGGTGGACCTGGGTGGTCAGGACGTGTCCGCCGCCCTGGCTGAGGACGGCCCCGAGGGCGCCCTCCACGTTGACATGGTCCTTGACCTGTCCGGTTCCCAGCCACAGCTGGTTGTCCGCGAGCAGGCGAACGACGCCGTCGTCGCCGCCCTGACTTCCCTGTTCCAGCGCCAGGCCCTGGCCGAGCAGGTCTCGCTCCTAGGCGGGGACCCGGCCTCGGTGAGCCAGGCCATGACGGACGCTGTGCCCACGCCCACCGTCCTGGACCCGCCCGACCCCCGGCCTGCGGACTCCGGGGTTCGCTACGCGGCCCTCATGATCGTCAACATCCTGCTGTTCATTGTCATCATGGGCGGAGGCCAGGTCATCGCCATGGGGGTGGTGGAAGAGAAGTCCAGCCGCATCGTCGAGATCCTGCTGGCCTGCGTGCGCCCCACCTCCTTGCTGGCGGGCAAGGTCATTGGCACGGGCCTGGCGGTCATCTCCTCCTACGCGCTCATCGCCGTCGTGGCCGCGGTGACGGCCAGCGGCATGGACGTCCTGCCCGACACGAACCTGCGCCTGGACTCCGTGGTGGCGGCGATGCTGGTGTGGATGGTGGTCGGTTTCGCCACCTTCGCGATCCTCTTTGGGGCAGCAGGCGCACTGGTCAGCCGCCAGGAGGACATGGGCAACGTCACCATGCCGATCATGATGCTGGCGATGGTGCCCTACATGATGTCCTTCTTCATGGTCGGCTCCCCACAGGCGGCCGTGTGGAAGGTGCTGGCCTACATCCCGCCCTTCTCTCCCTTCCTCATGCCGGCACGCCTGACCTTCGGCTACTCCTCCTGGGGTGAGCAGGCCGTGGCTCTTGCCATCGCCCTGGTGGCGCTGCCGCTGCTGGTCAAGGTCGCCGCCCGTGTCTACACCCGGGCCGTGACCAGGATGGGGGCACGTGTACCGCTCAAGGAGGTCCTGGGGCGCCGGGCCGCCTAGGCCTGACCCTGCGGGGCCGCTGACGCACTCGCTGCGTCAGCGGCCCCGCAGCACGTGAGGTCACTCAGCCAGCTCAGGGAACCAGATCGCGATCTCGCGCTCGGCGGACTCGTCCGAGTCCGAGCCGTGGATGAGGTTCTCGATCGCCTCAGTCCCCCAGTCACGCCCGAGGTCGCCACGGATCGTCCCGGGCGGCGCCGTCGTCGGGTCGGTCGGGCCGATGAGAGAGCGCAGCCCCTCCACCACGCGGTGCCCGCGAGCCACCACGGCCACGAGCGGGCCGGAGGTCATGTACTCCACGATCGAGGGGTAGAAGGGCTTGTCCACGTGCTCGGCGTAGTGGCGCCGGAGGATCTCAGGGGTGGCGATCTCACGGCGCAGCGCGATCAGGTCGTAGCCCTTGGCGTCGATGCGGCGCAGGATCTCGCCAGTGAGGTGACGCTGGACCGCGTCAGGCTTGATGAGGATGAGAATTCGGCCCGGGGCGTCAGCCATGGTACTCCTTCGGTATGCGGGTACTCACGCCCTGCTCCGGCCTTCCTCAGGGGAAGGGTCGAGCAAGGTCGTGCTGCACGCTACACGAGGGGCACAGGGGCTGGGTAGCACCCGCGCGTTCCTCCTGCAGGTCAGTGAGCCTGGTCAGAGGCGGCCAGCGCGGCGTCAGCCGCCGCCTGGATGATCAGCGCCGTCGAGCAGGCACCGGGGTCCAGGTGACCGCGCGAGCGCTCCCCCAGGAAGGAGGCGCGACCCTTGCGCGCCTTGAGCGGAAGGGTCTGACGCGCTCCTTCATGGGCTGCTGCCGCCGCCGCCTGGAGAACCTCGACGACGTCCCCGCCACGCTCGGCAGCCGCCTGAGCCGCCGCAGCGGCCGGCTGCCAGGCGTCCAGCATGGTCTTGTCCCCTGCCTCGGCGCGGCCGCGCAGCCTCACGGCGTCGGCCGCGGCCTGCAGCATCCGCACGACCTGGAGCTCGTCAGCCTGGGTCTGCTCCATCGTGTGGGAGGCGCGCAGCATCGCCGTGCCCAGCAGCGGACCCGCTGCTCCGCCCACCGTCGTGATGAGGGAGGAGGCCACGAGCTGGAGGACGGCACCGGGCGTCTGGGGGTCCTGTCCGGAGGCGACGGCCTCATCCAGACGCGCGACGGCTGCTGCGTACCCACGCTCCAGGTTCGTCCCGTGGTCACCGTCACCGATGGCTGTGTCCAGAGCGGTGAGCTCGTCACGGTGCTCACTCACTACGGCCGCGGTACGGCGCACCCACTGGGCTGCCCAGGCGGCGTCGAGGCTCATGCCGTCTCCTTCGTCGGTCCCGCTGAGGTCTCTCGGTGCCGGCACCCCAGGTACCGGCAGCCCTAGTGTCCCACGGCCTGGTGCCAGGTGCGAGGGCAGGCCCGGGCCGTCATGGGCTCAGGCCCTGCGGAACAGGGCACGCGCCTGCGCCACCAGCACCACCGAGCCCACGATGAGCACGCCCGAGGCCGCCATGGGAGCGTCAAAGCCCTCGGAGACGGAGACGGCCTGCTCGACCCCGGTCTCCAGGTCCTCCGCCACGATCACGCGGTCGCGGCCGTAGACCTCTCTGGCCACCTCGGCCAGGTCCTCCACGTCCATGGCACGCGGGGAGTCCATGGGCACCACCACGACGGCGTCCGTCGCCGGCTCCAGGACCGACAGGATCCCCTCCACGTCCTTGTCCGCCATCGCGCCGACGACGGCGACCAGGTGCTGGAAGCCGAAGGCCTCCTGAACGGCCGGCACCAGGGCCGCCACGCCGTGGGGGTTGTGCCCGGCGTCGACGATGACCGTCGGCGAGGAGCGCAGCACCTCCAGGCGCCCGGGAGAGGTGGCCGAGGCGAAGCCGTCCTGGACGATCGCGGCCGGGAGCGCGCGTCCGGCGAAGACCGCCTCCGCCGCGGCCAGGGCCAGCAGGGCGTTGTGGGCCTGGTACTCCCCGTGCAGGGGGATGAAGACGTCCTCGTAGGTGGCAGCCGCCGTTCTGAGGGTCACCATCTGACCGCCCACGGCCAGGGTGCGGTCCACGACCTGCAGCACCCCGGCTCCGGGGTCTGCCGGGTCCTCGTCCTGGCCCAGCTCACGCCTCCGTACCACGCCGTGCTCAGCGGCCGCGGCGGCGATGACCTCCTCAGCCTCACTGGGCTGGACGGCGGTGACGAGGGTAGCGCCGTCCTTGATGATGCCGGCCTTGTTGGAGGCGATCTCCTCGATGGTGTCCCCGAGCCAGGCCTGGTGGTCGCGACCGATGGGGGTGATGACCTCCACGGCGGAGTCCACCACGTTGGTCGAGTCCCAGGTGCCTCCCATACCGACCTCGATCACGGCCACGTCCACCGGATGGTCGGCGAAGACGGCCAGAGCCATGACGGTCAGGACCTCGAAGAAGGACATACGAGGGCCGCCGCTGGCCTGTGAGCGCTCGTCCACCATCGCGACGTACGGAGCCACGTCCTCCCACGCGGCGATGAAGCCCTCCTCACTGATGGGCTCGCCGTCCAGGCTGATGCGCTCACGGATCGTGGCCAGGTGAGGGCTGGTGAAGCGCCCGGTACGCATCCCGGTGGCTGCCAGCAGACGCTCGGTCATACGCGCCGTCGAGGTCTTGCCGTTGGTCCCGGTGACGTGAACCACCGTATAGGTGCGCTCGGGGTGTCCGATGATGTCGAGCACCGCCTCGACACGCTCCAGGGAGGGCTGGACCTTGTGCTCGGGAGCGCGCGAGAGGATCTCGGCCTCGACCTCACGCATACGCGCCGAGACCTCGACAGCCTGGGCCGCCGCCCGGAGACCCGCCTGGTGCTCGGCGATCTCGTCAGCCAGCTCCTCGCTCACGTCACGCGGGGAGTCAGGCAGCACCGGCTCCCACTCGTCCCAGTCGTCCGAGGAGTCCTCGTCGACCTCAGCCAGCAGGGCGTCGAGCTGCTCCAGGCCCGTCGTCCCCGCGCCTGCGAGCATGTTGCGCGCCACGAGCTCGCGCAGCGCCTCCAGGTCCTCTTCCTCCTGGGCGGCCTCACGCTCGGCCTGGGAGACGCCCGCCTCGCGTACCTCGGCCAGGGACAGGGACCCGTCGGGGCCGACCAGGGCCCCCCCGTCCTCCTGCACGGCGTCCAGGTAGGGCATGAGCCCGGGGTCGATCCCCTCGATGCCCGCGATACGGCCAGAGGCCTGCGCCGCCAGCTCCTCGCGCAGGGCGTCGAGCCCTGCGCGACGCACGCCGTCGCCGAAGACGGCGTCCACGACCTCCTCCCCGCTGGCCCCCTGCGGGATACCGAAGGCGGCCCCCGGGTGCTCGGAAGCAGGACCGTCCGGCCGGCCGGTGCCCTCGTCGGGACGGTCGACGACGTCGTCGTGCGTGGTGGACATGCTGCGCTCCCCTGCTCGTTGGCGGACCTGGGCCAGCCTAGCCACCGCGGCCCGCCCGGCGGGCCGGGTGCCGTCCGCTCACGGTGAGACGGGTGCGAGAGGGGTCACGCCGAGGACCGGCGGGAGGCTCTGGCCGTCTGCGCGGTCACGAGGCAGTCCGTATGATCGGACATGGACCACGTCACGCCCGGGCACCGTACCCAGTGCGTCACCCACCCGTCAGCGGCCCGCGAGACCGCACCAGGCACAAGGAGTCACCCATGGACACCAGCACCGCTCCCCTGACCGACCTTCCCCCCGTCGGGGCGTGGCTGAGCGACATGGACGGCGTGCTCGTACGGGAGCACCGCGCCCTTCCCGGGGCCCAGGAGTTCCTCGACGCGCTCAAGGAGCGGGGCCTGCCCTTCCTGGTGCTGACCAACAACTCGATCTTCACCAACCGCGACCTGTCCGCACGTCTGGAGCGCTCAGGCCTGGAGATCCCCGAGGACCGGATCTGGACCTCGGCCAACGCCACAGCGGCCTTCCTCTCCCAGCAGTCGCCCCGCTCCTCCGCCTTCGTCATCGGTGAGGCCGGCCTGACCACCGCCCTGCACAACGCGGGCTACATCATGACGGAGCAGGACCCGGAGTACGTGGTCCTGGGCGAGACCAGGAACTACTCCTTCAACGCGCTGACCCACGCCATCCGCCTCATCGAGCACGGCGCGAAGTTCATCGCCACCAACCCTGACGTCACCGGGCCCTCCGACGAGGGCACGCTGCCGGCCACCGGGAGCGTGGCAGCGATGATCAAGGCCGCCACCGGCCGCTCACCCTACTTCGTGGGCAAGCCGAACCCGGTCATGATCCGTGCAGGACTCAACGCCATCGGCGCCCACTCCACCACCGCCGCCATGGTCGGTGACCGTATGGACACTGACGTGCGTGCCGGTGTCGAGGCAGGCCTGCGCACCTACCTGGTCCTGTCCGGCTCGACCTCACGTGAGCAGGTCTCTCTCTACCCCTTCCGTCCCTACGCCATCCACGACGGCATCGGCGACCTCGTCGCCCACGTCGAGGCGGTGGACGAGCTCATCAGCTGACCGCCCTCAACGGACGACGGCGCCGCCACCTCCAGACGGAAGGTGGCGGCGCCGTCGTCCGTGCCCGGGCCAGGTGCCTCAGGCCGTGGCGACCTGCGCCGTCGGCTGGCTGCCCTCGGGCCCGGTGACGACGTCGATGGCCACACAGCTGGTCTCGGTCCTGATGAGGTCCAGATGGGCGCCGGTCCAGGCGTCCTTGTCCGCGGGGACGGTCAGTGTCAGGCGAGCCGGCGCACCGATCTCCAGGTCGGCGGCCTTACGCTCGTCCTGGACCAGGCGGATGAGGTCACGTGCCCAGCCCTCCGCCTCCAGCTGCTCGTCCAGGGCAGTGTCCAGGACGATGAAGGCGCCCGAGCCGAGCATCGTGGCCGACAGCGAGTCGTCCTCGACGTCGATCCGGTTGGCGAGGGTGAAGGCCGAGTCCTCGGCCTCCAGCACCACCGGGACCCCGTCAAGAACCACGGCGTCGAAACGCACGTCCCCGTCCTGGGTCAGCGTCCACTCCCCCGCCTTGACGGCAGCGAAGAGCCTGGAGGTGAGCCTGCGGACCTCAGGGGAGAAGGCACGCGGGTTGAGGGTCAGCACCTGCTCGACGTGGTAGCCGGCGTCGGCCGCGTCCACGACGCGCACCTCCTTGACGTTGACCTCCTCAGCGATGAGCGAGCGGAAGGGCGCCAGGCCCGCAGGCTCGGAGGTGGCGATAGTCAGGGTGCGCAGCGGCTGGCGTACGCGCAGCTTCTCGGCCTTGCGCAGGCTCAGCGCCGCCGAGACGGCGTCACGCGCCTCGTCCATGGCGGACACCAGCGCCTGGTCAGCCACGTGGGCGGGCAGGACGGGCCAGTCGGTCAGGTGCACCGAGCGTCCACCGGTCACCCCGCGCCAGATCTCCTCGCTCACCAGCGGCGTCAGCGGCGCCATGACCTCGGTGAGCACCCGCAGCACCGTGGCCAGGGTGTCAAAGGCCGGGCGCCAGACCTGCTCGTCAGCGTCAGAGAAGCGTGAGCGGGAGGTACGCAGGTACCAGTTGGTCAGCACGTCGATGAACTCGCGCACGCTGGCCGTGGCCCCGGTGACGTCGTAGGCGCTCATCTGGGTGCGCACCGTGTCCGCCAGGTCCTTGACCCGTGCCAGCACGTAGCGGTCCATGACGGCCAGGCTCCCGCGCGGGCCGAACAGGGTGGGGTCCTGAAGATCCAGGCCGCCGCTGACGTAGCCCCGGCCCCCATCAGCCTTGCCGGCGTAGAGGGCGAAGAAGTACCAGGCGTTCCACAGCGGCAGCAGCACCTGGCGCACCGTGTCACGGATCGCCTGGTCCGTCACCGCGAGGTTGCCACCACGGACCACGGGGCTGGACAGCAGGAACCAGCGCATGGCGTCGGCGCCGTCACGGTCGAAGACCATGGAGACGTCGGGGTAGTTGCGCAGGGACTTGCTCATCTTCTGCCCGTCCTGGCCCAGCAGGATGCCGTGGGAGACCACGGAGGTGAAGGCCGGACGGTCGAACAGCGCGGTAGCCAGGACGTGGAGGGTGTAGAACCACCCGCGGGTCTGGCCGATGTACTCCACGATGAAGTCACCGGGGTTGTGGGACTCGAACCAGTCGACGTTCTCGAAGGGGTAGTGCACCTGGGCGTAGGGCATTGAGCCGGACTCGAACCAGCAGTCCATGACGTCAGGGATGCGACGCATCATCGACCTGCCGGTCGGGTCGTCCGGGTTGGGACGCACCAGCTCGTCGATGGCCGGACGGTGCAGGTCCGTGACCTTGACGCCGAAGTCACGCTCGAGCTCGGCGAAGGAGCCGTAGACGTCGCGGCGCGGGTAGGCCGGGTCGTCGGACTCCCACACGGGGATCGGGGCGCCCCAGAAGCGGTTGCGCGAGATCGACCAGTCGCGTGCTCCCGCCAGCCAGTTGCCGAAGATGCCGTCCTTGATGTGGGACGGGGTCCAGGTGATCTGCTGGTTGAGCTCGACCATGCGGTCGCGGAACCTGGTCACGGCCACGAACCAGGAGGACACGGCCTTGTAGATCAGCGGCTTGCGGCAGCGCCAGCAGTGCGGGTAGCTGTGGACGTAGCTCTTCTGCTGGACCAGGACCGCACGCTTGGCCTCCTCACGCCGGGCCATGGGCCCCGAGGCGTCACGCAGGTCCACCGTGATCGGCTTGTTGGCCTCGAAGACCTGCAGACCCTGGTAGTCGTGGACCTCGGAGGTGAAGCAGCCGCCGTCATCTACCGGCAGGACAGGAGCGATCCCGGCCTCCTGGCACACGAGCATGTCGTCCTCACCGAAGGCCGGGGCGATGTGGACCAGGCCGGTACCGTCGTCAGTGGTGACGTAGTCGCCGGAGATGATCGTCCAGCCCCTGGGGCCGGGGGCCGCCCCCTCGGCGCGGTGCTCGGCGTCGTCGTAGTAGTCGAAGATCGGGTGGTAGCGCCGCCCCACCAGCTCGCTGCCCTTGAGGCGTGCGAGGACCTGGGGATCCTCCCCCAGCTCCTTGGCGTAGGCACCCAGCCGCGCCTCGCCGAGCACCACGTCCTGCCCGGCCACCGGGGAGTCGAGGTCCTCAGCGACGTGGACGATGACGTAGTCGATGTCCGGGCCAGCGGCCACAGCCTCGTTCGAGGGCAGGGTCCACGGCGTCGTCGTCCAGATCAGGGCGAGCTCGGGAGCCGTCGCGCCCTCGCGCAGCGGCTCCTCCAGGCGCAGGCCCACCGTGACCGTGTTGTCCTGGCGGTCCTGGTAGACGTCGTCGTCCATCTTGAGCTCGTGGTTGCTCAAGGGAGTGCGGTCGTGCCAGCAGTAGGGCAGGACGCGGTAGCCCTGGTAGGCCAGGCCCTTGTCGTAGAGGGTCTTGAATGCCCAGATGACCGACTCCATGTAGTCGGGGTTGAGGGTCTTGTAGTCGCCCTCAAAGTCGACCCAGCGCGCCTGGCGGGTGACGTAGTCCTCCCACTCGCGGGTGTAGCGCAGCACGGAGGAGCGGCAGGCCTCGTTGAAGGCCTTGATCCCGATGCCGCCGGGGCGGGTGATCTCCGAGACGTCGTCGATGCCGAGCTCGCGCTGGGCCTCCAGCTCGGCGGGCAGGCCGTGGGTGTCCCAGCCGAAGCGGCGCTCCACTCGCCTGCCCATCTGGGTCTGGAAGCGGCCGACGGCGTCCTTGACGTAGCCGGTCAGCAGGTGGCCGTAGTGGGGCAGCCCGTTGGCGAAGGGCGGTCCGTCGTAGAAGACGAACTCGTTGGAGTGGCCGTTGTCGTCGTAGGCGGGACGGAAGCTGACAGACTCCTTGAAGGTGCCGTCCTGCTTCCAGTAGGCCAGGACCTCCTCCTCCAGCGCCGGGAAGGAGGGAGAGGAGGCCACGCCTGCCCCCTCGCGGTGCAGGGGGTAGCCGGCGGGGTGGAAGGACTGCCCGGTACGGGCGGTGGGCTGGGTCTCGGCCATAGGGTGCCTCGTGTCGTGCTCGTGAACAACCGTGTCTGACGAGGACGACGCCGCTCCTCCCCCGTGCCCTGGTGGGGCCGAGGGCGGGCGGTACCGCGGTACCACCTCGCTTGCCGCGCACGAGGCGCGACCGCTCCTTGGGAGGCTGTACGGGCCTCACCCGCCCGGGTCTAGTGAGGCTGGCGGCGGCGCGTGCGCGACGTCGTCGGCCCGTTCTTCCGGGAGGCTCGCCGGTGATACCCGCAGGCCGTGAGGCTGCGGCCGGGTCAGTGCCTGGTTGGCGCCGAGTGTATCTGGGCCGGTGTCGCAGGCACCAGCCTGCTTGCCGCGCCGGCTGCGTCAGCCTCGCCACACCGCTGAGCCTGACCCGTGCGGCGCGCAGGCGCACAGGCCGGCGTCATGGCTCCTGGCGGGCCACCACCGTGTTGGAGGCCTGCGCGCGCGGGCGCACGATGAGGGAATCGATGTTGACATGGGACGGACGCTCCAAGGTCCACACTACGCACTCAGCCACGTCCTGGGCGCTCAACGGCGCCTCGACCCCGGCGTAGACCGCCTCCGCCCTGGCCTTGTCACCGTGAAAACGGTTGAGGGAGAACTCCTCGGTGGCCACCATGCCCGGGGCGACCTCGATCACGCGCACCGGCTCGCCCACCAGCTCCAGGCGCAGCGTGCTGGCGATGATGCGCTCAGCGTGCTTGGCCGCCACGTACCCGGCTCCTCCGGGGTAGGTGTCGTGGGCGGCGGTGGAGGTGAGGAACAAGACGTCTCCCCCACGCTCACGCAGGCCCGGGAGGAAGGCCTGGGTCACCGCGAGCGCGCCGAGCACGTTGCGCTCGTACATCGTGGCCCACTCCTCCGCCTTCCCCTCAGCCACCGGGTCGGTTCCCAGGGCCCCGCCGGCGTTGTTGACGACGGCGTCCACCGCTCCCCCGGCCAGGACCTCGCGCGCCAGGCGGGCGACGTCGTCGGGCTTCTGCAGGTCTGCCGCCACCCAGCCGCAGCCGGTCTCGTCAGCCAGCGCCTGGAGCCGCTCGGCCCGCCGGGCGGTAGCCACGACCTCCCACCCGTGGGAACGCAGGAGGCGAACCGTCGCCGCCCCGATGCCGGTGGAGGCGCCGGTGACGAGGGCGCGGCGGGCGCCAGTGGAGGAGGCGGAGGACACGGTGCGTGCTGTGGTCTCTGTGGTGCTCATGGAGGCATTCTCCTCGCTTCGACGGGCTGCGCGATACCGTGTGGGCCATGCACGCCGACGACGCCGCGATCGCCTCACCCGGACCAGCTCAGCCCGCTGCGGGACACAGTCTGCGTGAGCCGAGCTGGGTCCGGCACGCGATCGCCTGGCACGTCTACCCGCTGGGTGCTGTCGGCGCGCCGGCCCTGTGCCCTTCCGGTGACCCTGATGACCCTGCCTCACCCGCCGGCCGGGCCGCCAGTGAGCACCGTCTACTCCACCTCGTGCCGTGGCTGGACCACCTCATTGAGCTCGGAGCCAACGTCCTGCTGCTCGGCCCCGTCTTCCACGCGATGTCCCACGGTTACGACACGGTCGACTACTACCGTGTGGACCCCAGGCTGGGCACCAACGAGGACCTGACCCACCTCATCGACGAGGCGCACGCCCGCGGCGTCAAGGTGGTCCTCGACGGCGTCTTCAACCACACCGGGATCGCCCACCCGGGCTTTACCAGTCTGCCGCAGGCAGGCCCGGACTCTCCCCAGGCCCGCGGCTACCGCCTGACCTGGCCCGATGAGCCCTGGACCCCGGGGACCCCACCGAGCGACTACGCCCGCTTCGAGGGCCAGGACTGGCTGCCGGAGCTGAACCACGACTGCCCCGAGGTCGCGCAGATGACCGGCGACGTCATGGAGCACTGGTGCGAGGCAGGTGCCGACGGCTGGCGCCTGGACGCTGCCTACGCAGTCCCACCCTCCTTCTGGACGCGGGTCCTGCCACGCCTGCGTTCGCGTTTCCCTGAGGTCTACGTCTTTGGGGAGGTCATCCACGGTGACTACTCACAGATCGTCACGGACTCGGGCATGGACTCGGTGACCCAGTACGAGCTGTGGCAGGCTGCCTGGCACGCCCTGGCCGAGGCCAACTTCTATGAGCTCGACTGGTGCCTGGGGCGCCATGCGGCGATGCTGGAGACCTTCGTTCCCTGGACCTTCCTGGGCAACCATGACACCACGCGGATCGCCAGTGCGGTGGGAGGCGGCCGTGAGGGTGGAGACCGGCTGCCTCATGCCGTCGCGCTGCTCATGATGCTGCCGGGCACACCTGCCGTCTACTACGGCGACGAGGTGGGGCTTGAGGGGGTCAAGGAGGAGCGCCTGGGTGGTGACGAGGCGATCCGGCCCGAGCTACCGAGGCTGCCGCGGGGCCACGGAGCGCATGAGTCCCTTCCCTCTGGAGACCAGGCGACGCGGACCGCGCGCCTGTACCGTCAGCTCATCGCCTTGCGCCGGCGTCTGCCCTGGCTCCATGACGCCGAGGTCACCACCCTGCACCTGGACAACCGTCTGCTGAGCCTGCGTCTGTGCCCGCGCGGCCAGGACCGTGGAGCCAGCTCCGTCGTGCTCGCCCTGTCTCTGGAGGAGCATGAGGCCTGGCTGCCCACCGGCGGCGCCCACACGGTCCTGGCCACGGGCGAGGGAGCGTGTGGTCCACGGTCCGAGCGCGACGGCGTCGTCCTGCCGCCATGCGGCTGGGCAGTGCTGGGCTGACTGGTCCGGTTTGGCCGGCCGGGGCTGGTTGGGCTCAGCGGCCGGGGCTGCTGGATCGTTGGTCCAGCAGCCCCGGCCACCAGCGCGGTGTCAGGCCCGTCTCAGGCGGGCGCCGCCGTCGTCCTCAGTGCAGCAGTCCGAACAGGTCCTTGGGGTCGGAGGGAGCGGCGATGAGGTCGATCTCCTCGTAGAAGCGCTCACCACCGGGCTGCTCCAGGCAGCTCTCCAGAAAAGTCAGGCTCGTGAAGTCCTCGACCGCGAATCCGACGCCGTCGTAGACCGTCACCTGCTCGGCGCTGGTGCGGCCGGGCTTGGTGCCAGCCAGCACCTCCCACAGCTCGGTGACCGGGTAGTCGGCCGGCTTGGCCTGAATCTCGCCCTCAATACGGGTCTGCGGGGTGTGCTCGGTGAAGACCGGACCCATGTCCAAGATCGTGGGATCGAGCTCGGTCTTGCCCGGGCAGTCCCCGCCGATGGCGTTGACGTGGACGCCGGGGCGGATGTCTGAGCGGCGCAGCACGATCGCGTTGCGCTTGTCCGCAGTACAGGTGGTGATGATGTCCGCCTCGGCCACGGCCTGGGCCGGTGAGCTGGCGATCTCCACCTCGATCCCGTAGGGAGCCAGGTTGTCGCGCAGCTTCTGGCTCGCCGCCAGATCGACGTCGTAGACGCTCACCCGCTCAATGGGCCGCACCGCCCGGTTAGCCAGCACCTGGAACTCCGACTGTGAGCCCG containing:
- a CDS encoding ornithine cyclodeaminase translates to MRFVDVPHMVRWMKDSGPQDLLTGMIDAMEKDFRCWDSFELRPRVASHCEIGVIELMPTSDGQTYAFKFVNGHPSNPARGYQTVTAFGVLADVHNGYPRLLVEMTLLTALRTAAASGMVTRLLAREDARHLGLIGAGSQSEFQVLANRAVRPIERVSVYDVDLAASQKLRDNLAPYGIEVEIASSPAQAVAEADIITTCTADKRNAIVLRRSDIRPGVHVNAIGGDCPGKTELDPTILDMGPVFTEHTPQTRIEGEIQAKPADYPVTELWEVLAGTKPGRTSAEQVTVYDGVGFAVEDFTSLTFLESCLEQPGGERFYEEIDLIAAPSDPKDLFGLLH